Within Nocardia terpenica, the genomic segment GGGCTCGGGTTGTCGGTAGAAGGTGCGGAGGCCAACTTCTTGCGGTCGCTCGGCGGGGCCGAGGCGGCGACGGAGGCCGGTCGCAGCGACGACCGCTACACCGGACCGGGGGTATCTCGATGACGACGGGAACCATAGCCAAGCGGCAGTTGCCACTCGTTCTGCACGGCAGGCTCGACGAGGGCCAACTCGAAAACCTCTGCGCGAACCTCGGATTGACCGCCTCTGGGAGCACGGACGAATCGATTGGAACCGAGCTCGGGCGCTACACCTGTCAACACCCTCGATTTCGGACACTCACCGACGTGATCCTCACTCTGGTCCGGTCCGGCCCCGCCGAATGGACACTCGCCGTTGACGTTGCACCCGGCTCCGATATCGACTCATGGCTGCGCTGGGTCGAAACGGGTGTTCGTGCCGCAGGGTTGGCAATCGACAGCCGGGTCCTGCCGCCATCGTCCCCGGAACGAACCGAGGCTCAAAGACGTGCGGATCTGGAGGAGGCCACGTACGTGATCGAACAGACCCACCGCGCCCTGGGGATAAGGCGCTCCTCCGAGTCCACTGCCTCGATCACAGACAGGTCCACCGGGGCACCAGCGGAGTCGATCATTCGTCTTCCAGCAATCGACATCCGTCGGAAGATCCGACCCGACCCGATCCGGCCACCGCGAGAATCGACAGGGTGGCGAGCGCTCGACGATCATCAAGTCGTAGAGCTGGCCGTTCGACTCCGCAGCCTGGTCTGGTCGTGGCGTATGGACGACATGTTGAGGCTCAGCGCAGTAATCCCATGGCACTGGGAGCCTGCCGAACTCGGCTCGACAATGTCTGATAGCCAACCGAGCACGGCCGATGGCTACGTGTACGGCGATGGCGCCGAGGCGAGCTGCATCGAGTTGGCCGTGACGACACCGGGCACCGATCCCGCGCAACTACTCGCGGCGTTCACCCGAATGGCCGATGTGCTCACCGAAACCCTCGGCGAGCCGAACACTCGGGTCTCGGAGGCATTACCCCAAGCTTGCTGGGCCTCCGAGAAGAATACATTGGTACTTGCTGTGCGACGGCGTACTGTCGCTCTGCTCTTGGAGAGGCACGACTCCGAGCATGGCAGCCGGTCGAAGCTACCGTAGTGTGGCGCTGATGCCGCAGACCGCATCTCGTCTCCTACCCTGTCGGACACACGGAAGAGCGATACCAACCGAGGGATCATGACAAAACGGATCAACGCCGACTTCGACCCGATCAGCTGGGATGTTAACGATCGGCTGATGTATCAGGGCGAACCCTTCACCGGCGAGGTTGTGGAAACTCTCGGGGACAAAATCCTGTCGCAGCAGTCCTATGTCAACGGTATTCCACACGGACCGGATCGGGAGTGGTGGCCGAACGGAACTCTCGAGTCCGAAGGTCAGATGCGGGACGGACGCCCTTATGGAATCTATCGTAGATGGCATGAGAATGGGCAACTGGCCGGTGAAAAACACTTCGGTGACGACGGTGCACTGCACACCGTGCTCGAATGGGACGAGGACGGCAATCCGATCGAATTACGGACGCGCAGGCGAAGAAATTCGTGAACTGACCTCGATGACACCTCGTCGGCACCCAGCCTGGCAGAGACAGGTGACAGCGATATCGACCGGGGAGTCATGACAAAGCGAATCAACGCCAACTTCGACCCGGTCAGCTGGGATGATGATCTTCGCTTGGAGTACCAGGGAGAGCCGTTCACCGGCGAGGTGGTCGAAACCCTCGGCGACCAACTCCTGTCCCAGGAGTTCTACGTCAACGGCATCCCCCACGGGCCGGACAGAGAGTGGTGGGAGAACGGCGCTCTCAAGTCCGAAGGCCAAGTACGACACGGTCGCGCCTATGGCGTGTTCCGTACATGGCATGAGAACGGCCAATTGGCCTCCGAGAAGCACTTCAGCGACAACGGGCGACTGCACACTGTTCTCGAATGGGACGAAAATGGCAATCCCATAACAGATGAGGGGAGACGCAGAATTTAGCCAGTGTCGCAATGCCCGGCCCAACCGTCGTCGCATGGTGGGAATCCGAATAGCATTGGCGCCGTGATCATCCGGCGTCGACCGAAGCGAGCGGCTGGTGGATCGTCTCGGACAATGACGG encodes:
- a CDS encoding toxin-antitoxin system YwqK family antitoxin; translated protein: MTKRINANFDPVSWDDDLRLEYQGEPFTGEVVETLGDQLLSQEFYVNGIPHGPDREWWENGALKSEGQVRHGRAYGVFRTWHENGQLASEKHFSDNGRLHTVLEWDENGNPITDEGRRRI
- a CDS encoding DUF6301 family protein, with amino-acid sequence MTTGTIAKRQLPLVLHGRLDEGQLENLCANLGLTASGSTDESIGTELGRYTCQHPRFRTLTDVILTLVRSGPAEWTLAVDVAPGSDIDSWLRWVETGVRAAGLAIDSRVLPPSSPERTEAQRRADLEEATYVIEQTHRALGIRRSSESTASITDRSTGAPAESIIRLPAIDIRRKIRPDPIRPPRESTGWRALDDHQVVELAVRLRSLVWSWRMDDMLRLSAVIPWHWEPAELGSTMSDSQPSTADGYVYGDGAEASCIELAVTTPGTDPAQLLAAFTRMADVLTETLGEPNTRVSEALPQACWASEKNTLVLAVRRRTVALLLERHDSEHGSRSKLP
- a CDS encoding toxin-antitoxin system YwqK family antitoxin, whose product is MTKRINADFDPISWDVNDRLMYQGEPFTGEVVETLGDKILSQQSYVNGIPHGPDREWWPNGTLESEGQMRDGRPYGIYRRWHENGQLAGEKHFGDDGALHTVLEWDEDGNPIELRTRRRRNS